The nucleotide sequence CCCGAACAGCAGCCCGAACTCGCTGGCACCCAGGCCGTAGGTGCCGCGGTAGACGTACGACGCGCCACCGATGTAGGCGAACAGGAAGCCGAAGACGGTGCAGATCGCGGCGGCCGGCACCACGAACGCGCGGTCGCGCATCAGCGAGCCGTAGCCGCGCAGCGTCGCCCCCGGGCGGAACGGGGTGCGCGCGGCGACCGGCAGCGACTCGGGCAGGAACCGGACCGCCGCGAACAGGGTGAGCGCTCCGAGCACGGCCAGCGCCACGAACACCGCGCGCCAGCCCGCGACGCCGTCGAGCGCACCACCGGCCGCGGGCGCGATGATCGGCGCGACGGCGACCACCACCATCAGCGCCGCGTACAGCCTCGTGGCGGCGTCGCCCTCGGCGCGGTCGCGCACGGAGCTGTTGACGACGACCACGGTGACCGCACCGCCCGCGGCCTGCAGCAGCCGGGCGGCCACCAGGACCGCCATGGACGGGGCGAGCGCGGCGGCGACCGAGCCCGCGGTGAACAGCGCGAGCCCGGCCAGCAGCGGGGTGCGGCGGCCGACGGCGTCGGTCAGCGGGCCGGCGAACAGCTGCCCGAGGCCGAGCACCAGCAGGTAGCCGGTCAGCGTCAGCTGGGTGACCCACACCGGGGCGCGGAACTCGGCCGCGATGTCGGGCAGCGACGCGAGGTACATGTCGATCGCGAACGGGCCCAGCCCGACGACGACGGCGAGGGTGAGCGTGAAGGAGCGCGGAGGCGCGGTCATGGGGGTACCAGGTCCTGGTCGGAGCGCCCGCTCGGCGGGAGACGGTCCCAGAGTAAGGAGAATTGATGCACCTGCACCACTTTTTGGAGTGTGGTGTGCTCCGCGACACGGCCGGGGCTACTCCCCGTCGAGGGCGGCGGCCAGCTCGTCGGCGACGAACCCGGCCAGGCAGGTGCGGCCCTGCACGGCGGCGGCGAGCAGCGCGCCGTCCATGAGCAGCAGGTAGCGGCGGGCGTGGCGCTCCGGGCGCCCGCAGGCCCGCAGCGTCGCCGCCACGTCGCGTTCGATCCCGGCCCACTGCTCGGCGAGTTCACGGGCCAGCCGGGGGCTCTCCCGGGCGGCGTCGGCGAGCGAGCCGACGACACCGCGCAGGGTGTCGTCGTCGAGCGGGGCGCCGAGGCCGCTGCGGACCAGCCGGTCGACGAGCTCGGCGGTGCCGGGGACCGCCCCCGGGGGCACCGTGGACGCGTCCTGCGCGGCGTCGCGCCGGGCCCGGTCGAGATCGGCCAGTACCGCCGAGAGCAGGTCCTCGCGGGTGGAGAAGTAGTAGCGGATCGCCCCGCCCGGGACACCGGCCCTGGCGGCGACGCTGCGGTGGGTCACCGCGCTCATCCGCTCCCCGACCAGGATCTCGGTGGCCGCGGTGAGGATCGCGCGCTGGCGCTCGTCGCTGCGCTCCTGGCGGGTCCGGCGCGGGGGCACCGCCGGCTCAGCCCCAGACCCGCGCGACCTCGGCGGCGACGTCCGCCGCCTGCGCCCGGCCGGCCCGCGCCGAGGCCGGACGGTGGGCCGGATCGAGCGGGTTGCGCCCGAACGCGCGGCGCGAACGCCGGTCCGGCTCGACGACCGCGACCCGGGCCAGCGCGCCGAGCGCCTCGGCCTGGACCCGCGGCGAGGCCGCCCCGCCGAGCCCGCCGGACAGCGGTGCCAGCACGATGACGCGCCCGTACCCGGCGGCGAGATCGGCGTTGGCCATGGAACGGACCCCGCCGTCGATCCAGCGGGTACCGGCGGCCGTGACCGGCGGCCAGACGCCGGGCACCGCGCAGCTGGCGGCGACCGCGGTGGCGAGCTCGACGCCGTCGTCGCGGCCGAAGACCCGGAACGCGCCGGTGTACGCGTCGACGGCGGTGACCCGCAGATCGCGATCGGCGGGCCAGTCCGCGCCGTCGAGCCGGGACCGGATCACCGCGATCCGCTCGGCCTCGTCGACCGTGTCGGTGTCGCGCGCGAGCCGGCCGATCCGGGCCCGCACCCGGGTCGCGTCCCGCGGGCCGGCGAGCGCGGCGACGCCGTACCGGATCCCGAGCCGCAGCCCGAGGCTCGCGGCGATCTCGCCGGAGGGCGGGGCCAGTTGGGTCGCGGCGAGCGCGGCCGGATCGCGGCCGACGGCCAGGTTGGTGCCCACCACCGACCCGGCCGACGTCCCGACGACGAGATCGGCGCCGCGCAGGTCGACGCCGTCGGTGAGCAGGCCCGCCAGCAGCCCGTACATCCAGGCGATGCCGGTCAGCCCGCCGCCGCCCAGCACCAGCGCCCGTCGGTCGTCGGCCATCGGTCTCCTCCGTCGTCGTTGCTCGTGATCACCGCGGGTGCGGGATCGCGATCAGCCGCGCAGTGCGCGGTGCGCGATCTGGGCCAGGTGCACCGGCTCCCGCTCGCCTGCCTGACGGACCTGGGTCCGGCAGGAGTACCCGTCGGCGAGCAGGTCCACGGACTCGTCGGCGGCCCGGACCGCGGGCAGCAGGGCGCGCTCCGCACAGGCCATCGACACGTCGTAGTGGCCGTCCTCGAAGCCGAAGTTCCCGGCCAGCCCGCAGCAGCCCGAGTCGAGCACGGTGGCGTCGACGCCGAGCGCGGCCAGCACCGCGCGGTCCGGTTCGCTGCCCAGCTCGGCGTGCTGGTGGCAGTGGATCTGCACCAGCGCCGCCCCGTTCCCGGTGCCGGCCACCGCGGACAGCTCGTCGGCGTGCCGGGCGAGCAGCTCGGCCAGCGTCGACACCTGGTTCTCCAGGACCTTCACCCGGGGCTCGTCGGGCAGCAGCTCGGCGGCGTCGCTGCGCAGCGCGGCGGTGCAGGACGGCTCCAGCCCGACGACCGGGACACCCGCGTCGAGCGCCGGGCCGATCGCCCGCAGGCTGCGCGCCA is from Pseudonocardia autotrophica and encodes:
- a CDS encoding Bcr/CflA family efflux MFS transporter encodes the protein MTAPPRSFTLTLAVVVGLGPFAIDMYLASLPDIAAEFRAPVWVTQLTLTGYLLVLGLGQLFAGPLTDAVGRRTPLLAGLALFTAGSVAAALAPSMAVLVAARLLQAAGGAVTVVVVNSSVRDRAEGDAATRLYAALMVVVAVAPIIAPAAGGALDGVAGWRAVFVALAVLGALTLFAAVRFLPESLPVAARTPFRPGATLRGYGSLMRDRAFVVPAAAICTVFGFLFAYIGGASYVYRGTYGLGASEFGLLFGATAVAVAVGAGAAHVLADRLAARTNAVLGAALIVAGAIGATVAAVAGLPIWVLAVCFAVALAGLGITEPVLMGAAMNARSDGLGSASAVLGACQFVLGAVGTAAAGAAAAAGPVVWTGLLLGIAVVAALLTLALPRARIPAGDRSHGAA
- a CDS encoding TetR/AcrR family transcriptional regulator, producing the protein MPPRRTRQERSDERQRAILTAATEILVGERMSAVTHRSVAARAGVPGGAIRYYFSTREDLLSAVLADLDRARRDAAQDASTVPPGAVPGTAELVDRLVRSGLGAPLDDDTLRGVVGSLADAARESPRLARELAEQWAGIERDVAATLRACGRPERHARRYLLLMDGALLAAAVQGRTCLAGFVADELAAALDGE
- a CDS encoding patatin-like phospholipase family protein; this translates as MADDRRALVLGGGGLTGIAWMYGLLAGLLTDGVDLRGADLVVGTSAGSVVGTNLAVGRDPAALAATQLAPPSGEIAASLGLRLGIRYGVAALAGPRDATRVRARIGRLARDTDTVDEAERIAVIRSRLDGADWPADRDLRVTAVDAYTGAFRVFGRDDGVELATAVAASCAVPGVWPPVTAAGTRWIDGGVRSMANADLAAGYGRVIVLAPLSGGLGGAASPRVQAEALGALARVAVVEPDRRSRRAFGRNPLDPAHRPASARAGRAQAADVAAEVARVWG